In Danaus plexippus chromosome 6, MEX_DaPlex, whole genome shotgun sequence, a single window of DNA contains:
- the LOC116778753 gene encoding magnetosome-associated protein MamJ-like, with protein MKSLLLTVAFIGIVAAGPAGRFINVGPAIVEPSPIDVGPVIIDESPIDVGPVIIDEAPIDVGPVIIDEAPIDVGPVIIDEAPIDVGPVIIDESPIDVGPVIIDESPIDVGPVIIDDAPINVDPVIVDPKLRPLVQVIINVNSKSQPEVSPIDIGPVIIDPMPEPQPEPIIVPEPVFPEPQPEPIVIPEPVLPEPQPSPVIQEPEALN; from the coding sequence atgaaatcCCTGCTTCTTACTGTAGCCTTCATTGGCATCGTTGCCGCCGGTCCCGCCGGTCGCTTCATTAATGTTGGACCTGCTATTGTTGAACCATCACCAATTGATGTTGGACCTGTGATCATCGACGAATCCCCCATTGATGTCGGACCCGTGATCATCGACGAAGCACCCATCGATGTCGGACCCGTGATCATCGACGAAGCACCCATCGATGTCGGACCCGTGATCATCGACGAAGCACCCATCGATGTCGGACCCGTGATCATCGACGAATCCCCCATTGATGTTGGACCTGTGATCATCGACGAATCCCCCATCGATGTTGGACCTGTGATCATTGACGACGCACCCATCAACGTTGACCCTGTTATCGTTGATCCCAAGCTAAGACCTCTCGTCCAAGTCATCATTAACGTCAATTCCAAAAGCCAACCTGAAGTTTCTCCGATCGATATTGGTCCCGTTATTATCGACCCCATGCCAGAACCTCAACCAGAACCAATAATCGTTCCTGAGCCAGTATTCCCAGAACCTCAACCAGAGCCAATCGTCATTCCTGAACCAGTACTTCCTGAACCTCAACCCTCTCCCGTCATCCAAGAACCCGAGGCTCTTAACTAA
- the LOC133320827 gene encoding fibrous sheath CABYR-binding protein-like, translating into GPVIIDESPIDVGPVIIDESPIDVGPVIIDESPIDVGPVIIDESPIDVGPVIIDEAPIDVGPVIIDESPIDVGPVIIDEAPIDVGPVIIDEAPIDVGPVIIDEAPIDVGPVIIDESPIDVGPVIIDEAPIDVGPVIIDEAPIDVGPVIIDESPIDVGPVIIDESPIDVGPVIIDESPIDVGPVIIDESPIDVGPVIIDESPIDVGPVIIDEAPIDVGPVIIDESPIDVGPVIIDEAPIDVGPVIIDEAPIDVGPVIIDEAPIDVGPVIIDEAPIDVGPVIIDEAPIDVGPVIIDESPIDVGPVIIDESPIDVGPVIIDEAPIDVGPVIIDEAPIDVGPVIIDEFPISVGPVTIDSQLNPMLVKIIINVNSKDQIEVSPIDVGPVIIDPVPEPEPEPSPIVIPEPVFPAPQPSPVIQEAEALN; encoded by the coding sequence GGACCTGTGATCATCGACGAATCCCCCATCGATGTCGGACCCGTGATCATCGACGAATCCCCCATCGATGTCGGACCCGTGATCATCGACGAATCCCCCATCGACGTCGGACCCGTGATCATCGACGAATCACCCATCGATGTCGGACCCGTGATCATCGACGAAGCACCCATCGATGTTGGACCCGTGATCATCGACGAATCCCCCATCGATGTCGGACCTGTGATCATCGACGAAGCACCCATCGATGTCGGACCCGTGATCATCGACGAAGCACCCATCGATGTTGGACCCGTGATCATCGACGAAGCACCCATCGATGTCGGACCCGTGATCATCGACGAATCCCCCATCGATGTCGGACCCGTGATCATCGACGAAGCACCCATCGATGTTGGACCCGTGATCATCGACGAAGCACCCATCGATGTCGGACCCGTGATCATCGACGAATCCCCCATCGATGTCGGACCCGTGATCATCGACGAATCCCCCATCGATGTCGGACCCGTGATCATCGACGAATCCCCCATCGATGTCGGACCCGTGATCATCGACGAATCCCCCATCGATGTCGGACCTGTGATCATTGACGAATCCCCCATTGATGTTGGACCTGTGATCATCGACGAAGCACCCATCGATGTCGGACCCGTGATCATCGACGAATCTCCCATCGATGTCGGACCAGTGATCATCGACGAAGCACCCATCGATGTTGGACCCGTGATCATCGACGAAGCACCCATCGATGTCGGACCCGTGATCATCGACGAAGCACCCATCGATGTCGGACCCGTGATCATCGACGAAGCACCCATCGATGTCGGACCCGTGATCATCGACGAAGCACCCATCGATGTCGGACCCGTGATCATCGACGAATCTCCCATCGATGTCGGACCTGTCATCATCGACGAATCCCCCATCGATGTCGGACCCGTGATCATCGACGAAGCACCCATCGATGTCGGACCCGTGATCATCGACGAAGCACCCATTGATGTCGGACCTGTTATCATTGACGAATTCCCAATTTCTGTTGGACCAGTGACTATTGACTCCCAACTGAACCCTATGCTCGTTAAAATCATCATCAATGTTAACTCCAAAGATCAAATCGAAGTGTCTCCAATTGATGTTGGTCCAGTAATTATTGACCCAGTTCCAGAACCTGAACCTGAACCCTCACCAATTGTTATTCCTGAGCCCGTATTCCCTGCACCCCAACCTTCACCCGTCATTCAAGAAGCGGAGGCACTAAACTAA
- the LOC116779029 gene encoding uncharacterized protein LOC116779029, giving the protein MKFFLITAALVAVAVAGPIQPGNMGPTPIEDLDLDSPAYVGPAIVEQKEIPAPVIQIILNVNSQGQVEVNPEIVQVPEEVEQSPIPAPGPAFPSPQPAPIEIPEGLFPVPQPSPVIQEADSLN; this is encoded by the coding sequence ATGAAATTCTTCCTCATTACCGCTGCTCTCGTGGCCGTAGCCGTAGCTGGGCCCATACAGCCAGGGAATATGGGACCGACTCCAATTGAAGACTTGGACCTTGACAGCCCCGCCTATGTCGGACCAGCAATCGTTGAACAAAAAGAGATCCCTGCACCGGTTAtccaaatcattttaaatgtgaacTCCCAAGGCCAAGTCGAAGTTAATCCTGAAATTGTCCAGGTACCTGAAGAAGTAGAACAATCTCCAATTCCAGCTCCTGGCCCCGCGTTCCCATCACCTCAACCAGCACCAATCGAAATTCCTGAGGGCCTATTCCCGGTGCCTCAACCTTCACCAGTCATTCAAGAAGCAGATAGCCTTaactaa